A genomic window from Cryobacterium sp. SO2 includes:
- a CDS encoding primary-amine oxidase, protein MTLTDVSLHTTGSATPHPLGSLTTAEFTAIRDIVIAADGFTDTTRFAYVGLAEPHKREVLAWQAGTGPLPDRKARVMLLDMATGRSTDNVVSLGGGAQGSGVIESTRVLDGSAGQLPILDTEFEAIAGIVNADPRWVAALAERGTSIDEVVVVPLSAGYYDLPEEIGRRIVRVLAFRQDYPTDHPWAHPVDGLCAYVDTAAGTITRLIDAATLAIPAEGGNFNDPAVQGEPLTTLTPIVISQPEGPSFAVDGEWVTWANWKFQVGFDTREGLVLRQLSFTDAGEERPIIYRASINEMLVPYGDPSPVRFWQNYFDTGEYLFGRYTNSLALGCDCVGEIKYFDAVLADELGNPFTIPNGICMHEEDVGTLWKHSDLFTGAHEVRRQRRLVISFFTTVGNYDYGFYWYLSLDGTIECEAKLTGVLFTSAYPGVAAPGATLEAGADYPYASEVAPGLGAPYHQHLFSARLDMMVDGTANAVDEIEAVRLPMGPGNEHGNAFTMKSTRLTGEAGSGRLADASVARSWHIVNTEKTNRMGRPTGYALLPEANPTLMADPQSSIAKRAEFATKHLFVTQYDPAEQYAAGDFVHQNPGGDGITKYIADDAPIDGEDIVLWHTFGPTHFPRVEDWPVMPVDYAKFTLKPYGFFGANPTLNVPANEPVSHCSHGGEPELHAAHGAPAAPAEAPAAAAAGDCACAGHTAHE, encoded by the coding sequence ATGACTCTCACCGACGTTTCCCTCCACACCACGGGCTCGGCCACGCCGCATCCGCTCGGCAGCCTCACCACGGCCGAATTCACCGCCATCCGCGACATCGTCATCGCCGCGGACGGTTTCACCGACACCACCCGGTTCGCCTATGTGGGCCTGGCCGAACCGCACAAGCGCGAGGTGCTCGCCTGGCAGGCCGGCACCGGGCCGCTGCCCGACCGGAAGGCGCGGGTGATGCTGCTCGACATGGCAACCGGGCGCTCCACCGACAACGTGGTGTCGCTCGGCGGTGGTGCCCAAGGCAGTGGTGTCATCGAGAGCACCCGCGTGCTGGACGGCTCGGCCGGGCAACTGCCGATCCTCGACACCGAGTTCGAGGCCATCGCCGGCATCGTCAACGCCGACCCGCGCTGGGTCGCGGCGCTGGCCGAGCGCGGCACCAGCATCGACGAGGTCGTCGTCGTGCCGCTGTCGGCCGGCTACTACGACCTGCCGGAGGAGATCGGCCGCCGCATCGTGCGGGTGCTCGCGTTCCGCCAGGACTACCCGACAGACCACCCCTGGGCGCACCCGGTCGACGGGCTGTGCGCGTACGTGGACACCGCGGCGGGCACCATCACCCGGCTGATCGACGCGGCAACCCTGGCCATCCCGGCCGAGGGCGGCAACTTCAACGACCCGGCCGTGCAGGGCGAACCGCTCACCACCCTCACACCCATCGTGATCAGCCAGCCTGAAGGCCCGAGCTTCGCCGTCGACGGCGAGTGGGTCACCTGGGCGAACTGGAAGTTCCAGGTGGGCTTCGACACCCGCGAGGGCCTGGTGCTGCGCCAGCTCTCCTTCACGGATGCCGGCGAGGAACGCCCGATCATCTACCGGGCCTCGATCAACGAGATGCTGGTGCCGTACGGCGACCCGTCGCCGGTGCGGTTCTGGCAGAACTACTTCGACACCGGCGAGTACCTCTTCGGCCGGTACACCAACTCGCTCGCGCTCGGCTGCGACTGCGTGGGCGAGATCAAGTACTTTGACGCCGTTCTCGCCGACGAGCTCGGCAACCCGTTCACCATCCCCAATGGCATCTGCATGCACGAGGAAGACGTGGGAACGCTCTGGAAGCACAGCGACCTGTTCACCGGCGCGCACGAGGTGCGCCGGCAGCGCCGCCTGGTGATCAGCTTCTTCACCACCGTGGGCAACTACGACTACGGCTTCTACTGGTACCTGTCGCTGGACGGCACCATCGAGTGCGAGGCCAAGCTCACCGGGGTGCTGTTCACCTCGGCGTACCCGGGAGTCGCCGCCCCTGGCGCCACGCTGGAGGCGGGGGCAGACTACCCGTATGCCAGCGAGGTCGCTCCGGGGCTCGGCGCTCCGTACCACCAGCACCTCTTCAGCGCGCGGCTGGACATGATGGTGGACGGCACGGCCAACGCCGTCGACGAGATCGAGGCCGTTCGCCTGCCGATGGGCCCGGGCAATGAACACGGCAACGCGTTCACCATGAAGAGCACCCGGCTCACTGGCGAGGCCGGCTCCGGGCGGCTTGCCGACGCATCCGTCGCCAGGTCGTGGCACATCGTGAACACCGAGAAGACCAACCGGATGGGCCGGCCCACCGGCTACGCCCTGCTGCCGGAAGCCAACCCGACCCTGATGGCCGACCCGCAGTCGTCGATCGCCAAGCGGGCCGAGTTCGCCACCAAGCACCTCTTCGTGACCCAGTACGACCCGGCCGAGCAGTACGCGGCCGGCGACTTCGTGCACCAGAACCCGGGCGGCGACGGCATCACGAAGTACATCGCCGATGACGCGCCGATCGACGGTGAGGACATCGTGCTCTGGCACACCTTCGGTCCCACCCACTTCCCGCGGGTGGAGGACTGGCCGGTGATGCCGGTGGACTACGCCAAGTTCACCCTCAAGCCCTACGGCTTCTTCGGGGCGAACCCCACCCTCAACGTTCCGGCGAACGAGCCCGTGTCGCACTGCTCGCACGGCGGCGAGCCCGAGCTGCACGCGGCGCACGGGGCTCCGGCGGCTCCGGCGGAGGCACCGGCAGCCGCTGCTGCGGGCGACTGTGCCTGCGCAGGCCACACCGCCCACGAGTAA
- a CDS encoding YoaK family protein, giving the protein MPSTPVIHRLRSKPDHLHLGLMLALTFSTGVADAVGYLGLDKVFTGNMTGNVVILGMAIAGADDLPVVGPLIALFTFMVGAAIGGRVLRHVKVGWTTEATALFGAVGVIMAILSVILFAVGGKPPAPFDLFVTGFLAAVMGLQAAVARHIAVKDVTTVVVTSTITGFAADSRFGGAKNQPWFRRLAAIVLILAGAGVGALLLMVHIGWGIALTAVITLTVTAIGHAAGRPHHAPVASV; this is encoded by the coding sequence GTGCCCTCCACTCCCGTCATCCACCGCCTGCGTAGCAAGCCGGACCACCTGCACCTGGGCCTGATGCTGGCGCTCACCTTCTCCACCGGTGTGGCGGATGCGGTGGGTTACCTCGGCCTGGACAAGGTCTTCACCGGCAATATGACCGGCAACGTCGTCATCCTGGGCATGGCCATCGCCGGTGCCGACGACCTGCCCGTGGTGGGCCCGCTCATCGCCCTGTTCACCTTCATGGTGGGTGCCGCGATCGGCGGCCGGGTGCTGCGCCACGTGAAGGTCGGCTGGACCACGGAGGCCACGGCGCTGTTCGGCGCGGTCGGCGTGATCATGGCCATCCTGTCGGTCATCCTCTTCGCCGTCGGCGGCAAGCCGCCGGCGCCGTTCGACCTGTTCGTCACCGGTTTCCTGGCCGCGGTGATGGGCCTGCAGGCCGCCGTGGCCCGCCACATCGCGGTGAAGGACGTCACCACCGTCGTCGTCACCTCCACGATCACGGGCTTCGCCGCGGACTCCCGCTTCGGCGGCGCCAAGAACCAGCCCTGGTTCCGCCGGCTGGCCGCCATCGTGCTGATCCTCGCCGGCGCCGGCGTGGGTGCCCTGCTGCTCATGGTGCACATCGGCTGGGGCATCGCCCTCACCGCCGTGATCACCCTCACCGTGACCGCCATCGGCCACGCTGCCGGCCGCCCGCACCACGCCCCCGTGGCCTCGGTCTAG
- a CDS encoding acetamidase/formamidase family protein, which translates to MPFDILPFDVLQPGTGPIRAAYYLPATPDTVLWGRLPCATDAPALVIDAGTEVTIDTISHEGVLDDQGSDPVAFFAGHGVERSAVLDDAVLLAASDSASGSGRDPAVDGPHLVTGPIHVRGAKPGDLLKMTVLEATPRVPYGVISNRHGRGALPGEYPLGEGNVSVFAALEDTEAGQVGTLPLVPGGARSVHFPLRPFLGIMGVAVAGDQRPHSVPPGAHGGNIDINLLTVGSALYLPVQVDGALAYVGDPHFAQGDGEVALTAMEASLRVTIRFDVVTQADAVAAFGELVGPLAETTEFLVPTGMDVDLDEAVRKCVRAAIDLLAARYGMDRTLAYAYLSAATDFNISQVVDLVAGVHARIRVADFDA; encoded by the coding sequence ATGCCATTCGACATCCTGCCATTCGACGTCCTGCAGCCCGGCACCGGGCCCATCCGCGCCGCGTACTACCTGCCCGCCACGCCAGACACCGTGCTCTGGGGCCGGCTGCCCTGCGCCACGGATGCGCCCGCGCTCGTCATCGACGCCGGCACCGAGGTCACCATCGACACGATCAGCCACGAGGGCGTGCTCGACGACCAGGGCAGCGACCCGGTGGCCTTCTTCGCCGGGCACGGCGTCGAGCGGTCCGCCGTGCTCGACGACGCCGTACTGCTGGCCGCCTCCGACTCCGCTTCCGGCTCCGGCCGCGACCCCGCCGTGGACGGGCCGCACCTGGTCACCGGACCGATCCACGTGCGCGGCGCGAAGCCGGGCGACCTGCTCAAGATGACGGTGCTCGAGGCCACCCCGCGGGTGCCGTACGGTGTGATCTCCAACCGGCACGGCCGTGGCGCCCTGCCGGGGGAGTACCCGCTCGGTGAGGGCAACGTGAGCGTGTTCGCCGCCCTCGAGGACACCGAGGCCGGCCAGGTCGGCACCCTTCCGCTCGTGCCGGGTGGGGCACGGAGCGTGCACTTCCCGCTCCGGCCGTTCCTGGGGATCATGGGCGTGGCCGTGGCCGGCGATCAGCGCCCGCACTCGGTTCCTCCCGGCGCGCACGGCGGCAACATCGACATCAATCTGCTCACGGTGGGCTCGGCGCTGTACCTGCCCGTGCAGGTGGACGGCGCGCTGGCCTACGTGGGCGACCCGCACTTCGCCCAGGGCGACGGCGAGGTGGCGCTCACGGCCATGGAAGCGTCGCTGCGGGTGACCATCCGCTTCGACGTGGTGACCCAGGCCGACGCGGTCGCGGCGTTCGGCGAACTGGTCGGACCGCTCGCCGAGACGACCGAGTTCCTGGTGCCCACGGGAATGGACGTCGACCTCGACGAGGCCGTGCGCAAATGTGTGCGCGCCGCCATCGACCTGCTCGCCGCGCGGTACGGCATGGACCGCACTCTCGCCTACGCCTACCTCAGCGCCGCGACCGACTTCAACATCTCGCAGGTCGTCGACCTCGTCGCCGGCGTGCACGCCCGCATCCGGGTGGCGGACTTCGATGCCTGA
- a CDS encoding AtzH-like domain-containing protein → MPEPVMPESVMPEPVTPTSVTGELPDGLLAAFAGYENALAANDLAALDAFFAPGEHTLRGDAAGLLVGHDAISGFRGARAGTVARGIRELHVRVIDPAHALIVSVNTPDAGGAGLVTQLWSLSEAGAWQVEAAQVAAPPAAINPTVWRLVGAPLVAADPDATDALSGETIAVKDLYDIAGFTVGAGNPAYLREAVPATRTAPAVAALLGAGASVRGVAQTDEFAYSIAGDNEHYGTPPNVRVPGGLPGGSSSGPAAAVALGQASIGLATDTAGSIRVPASYQGLWGLRSTHGAVDRAGLLPLAPSFDTVGWITRTPGVLRGAAAASLDLSLQVAASLADAAPRFVLSSALVFAADDDVQAAFVTGLDRLGRTGLVTEPDLVDVGDLVEALRIFRTVQAIEAWRANRDWVTAHPDALGAAVAARFEIASRTDPAEEAEARTALAAIRARLDAVLGGRILLLPSASSTAPSRRADPATIDATRTATLTMTSLAGIGGYPALSVPLFEVHGKPVGLCLVGPRHSDLALIDIGAELAGSR, encoded by the coding sequence ATGCCTGAGCCGGTGATGCCTGAGTCGGTGATGCCTGAGCCGGTCACCCCGACCAGCGTGACCGGGGAGCTGCCCGACGGCCTGCTCGCCGCGTTCGCCGGCTACGAGAACGCCCTGGCCGCGAACGACCTCGCCGCGCTCGACGCATTCTTCGCCCCCGGCGAGCACACCCTGCGCGGCGACGCCGCCGGCCTGCTGGTGGGCCACGACGCGATCAGCGGCTTCCGCGGCGCCCGTGCCGGCACCGTGGCCAGGGGCATCCGGGAGCTGCACGTGCGCGTGATCGACCCGGCGCACGCCCTGATCGTGTCGGTCAACACCCCGGATGCCGGCGGCGCCGGCCTGGTCACCCAGCTCTGGTCGCTGTCTGAGGCGGGCGCCTGGCAAGTGGAGGCGGCCCAGGTGGCCGCGCCACCGGCAGCGATCAACCCCACCGTGTGGCGCCTGGTGGGCGCCCCGCTCGTGGCCGCCGACCCCGACGCGACGGATGCGCTCTCCGGCGAGACCATCGCCGTGAAGGATCTCTACGACATCGCCGGTTTCACCGTGGGCGCCGGCAACCCGGCCTACCTGCGCGAGGCCGTGCCCGCCACCCGTACAGCCCCGGCCGTCGCGGCGCTGCTCGGCGCCGGCGCGAGCGTGCGCGGCGTCGCCCAGACCGACGAGTTCGCGTACAGCATCGCCGGCGACAACGAGCACTACGGCACCCCGCCGAACGTGCGAGTGCCCGGCGGGCTGCCCGGCGGCTCGTCCAGCGGACCGGCCGCCGCCGTGGCCCTCGGTCAGGCCAGCATCGGTCTGGCCACCGACACCGCGGGTTCGATCCGGGTGCCCGCGTCGTACCAGGGGCTCTGGGGACTCCGCAGCACCCACGGCGCCGTCGACCGCGCCGGCCTGCTCCCGCTGGCACCCTCGTTCGACACCGTCGGCTGGATCACCCGCACGCCGGGCGTGCTGCGTGGCGCGGCGGCCGCGTCGCTCGACCTGAGCCTGCAGGTCGCAGCGTCCCTCGCGGATGCCGCGCCCCGCTTCGTGCTGTCGAGCGCGCTGGTCTTCGCCGCCGACGACGACGTGCAGGCCGCGTTCGTCACCGGGCTGGACCGCCTCGGCCGGACCGGGCTGGTAACCGAACCCGACCTCGTCGACGTCGGCGACCTCGTCGAGGCGCTGCGCATCTTCCGCACCGTGCAGGCCATCGAGGCCTGGCGGGCCAATCGCGACTGGGTCACCGCGCATCCCGACGCCCTCGGCGCCGCCGTCGCGGCCCGGTTCGAGATCGCGTCCCGAACCGACCCGGCCGAGGAGGCCGAAGCGCGCACCGCCCTGGCCGCGATCCGGGCGCGGCTGGATGCGGTGCTGGGCGGACGCATCCTGCTGCTGCCGTCGGCCTCGTCGACGGCGCCGTCGCGGCGGGCCGACCCCGCCACCATCGACGCCACCCGCACCGCGACGCTGACCATGACCAGCCTGGCCGGGATCGGCGGCTACCCGGCGCTGTCCGTGCCGCTGTTCGAGGTTCACGGCAAGCCGGTGGGGCTCTGCCTGGTGGGGCCGCGGCACAGCGACCTCGCCCTGATCGACATTGGGGCGGAGCTGGCCGGGAGCAGGTGA
- a CDS encoding alanine--glyoxylate aminotransferase family protein — MGPGPVNADPRVLRAMSAQLVGQYDPSMTEYMNETMALYRDVFQTGNEQTLLIDGTSRAGIEAALVSLISPGDRVLVPIFGRFGHLLREIAERAGAEVHVREIEWGTVFTPAQIEQAIRETKPALLAIVHGDTSTTVAQPLDELGDICARHGVLFYTDVTASLAGNTFQADAWGLDAVTAGLQKCLGGPSGSAPATFSPRAVEVINARKSIEAGIREAGDAVSAHPIRSNYFDLSMIFDYWGPKRLNHHTEATTMLYGARECARLLVDEGIDAAVERHRLHGAAMLAGVQGLGLAVFGDLDHRMNNVVAVHIPDGVTGDAVRGELLNDFGIEIGTSFGPLHGKVWRIGTMGYNARKDTVLTTLAALEQVLRRAGASVTGGGGVGAAYEVYQDA; from the coding sequence ATGGGCCCCGGCCCCGTGAACGCCGACCCGCGGGTGCTGCGCGCCATGTCCGCCCAGCTCGTCGGCCAGTACGACCCGTCGATGACGGAGTACATGAACGAGACCATGGCGCTCTACCGCGACGTCTTCCAGACCGGGAACGAGCAGACCCTGCTCATCGACGGCACCTCCCGCGCCGGCATCGAGGCGGCCCTGGTGTCGCTGATCAGCCCCGGCGACCGGGTGCTGGTGCCGATCTTCGGGCGCTTCGGCCACCTGCTGCGCGAGATCGCCGAACGCGCTGGCGCCGAGGTGCACGTGCGGGAGATCGAGTGGGGCACCGTGTTCACGCCCGCCCAGATCGAGCAGGCCATCCGCGAGACCAAGCCGGCGCTGCTGGCGATCGTGCACGGCGACACCTCCACCACCGTTGCCCAGCCCCTCGACGAGCTCGGCGACATCTGCGCCCGGCACGGTGTGCTGTTCTACACCGACGTCACCGCGTCATTGGCCGGCAACACCTTCCAGGCGGATGCCTGGGGTCTGGACGCCGTGACCGCCGGCCTGCAGAAGTGCCTGGGCGGCCCCTCCGGCTCGGCGCCGGCCACCTTCTCGCCGCGTGCGGTCGAGGTGATCAACGCCCGCAAGAGCATCGAAGCGGGCATCCGCGAGGCCGGTGACGCCGTGAGCGCGCACCCGATCCGCTCCAACTACTTCGACCTGTCGATGATCTTCGACTACTGGGGCCCGAAGCGGCTGAACCACCACACCGAGGCGACCACCATGCTCTACGGCGCCCGTGAATGCGCGCGGCTGCTCGTGGACGAGGGCATCGACGCGGCCGTGGAGCGGCACCGGCTGCACGGCGCCGCGATGCTCGCCGGCGTTCAGGGGCTGGGCCTGGCCGTCTTCGGTGACCTGGACCACCGGATGAACAACGTCGTGGCCGTGCACATCCCCGACGGCGTCACCGGCGACGCCGTGCGTGGCGAACTGCTGAACGATTTCGGCATCGAGATCGGCACCTCGTTCGGGCCGCTGCACGGCAAGGTGTGGCGCATCGGCACCATGGGTTACAACGCTCGCAAGGACACCGTGCTCACCACCCTCGCCGCGCTCGAGCAGGTACTGCGCCGCGCCGGCGCGAGCGTGACCGGCGGGGGCGGCGTGGGCGCCGCCTACGAGGTCTATCAGGATGCCTGA
- a CDS encoding allantoate amidohydrolase: MPDLSNSSAAAVLERCDELACHTSAPDGLIERVYLSPEHAAVNALAAGWMRDAGMTTWQDAAGNQCGRLEGDTPGLPALLLGSHLDTVPSAGRYDGILGVLTAIAVVERIAAAGRTLPFALEVVAFGDEEGTRFGTALLGSRALAGTWLDAWWELTDEAGISLHDAFLAFGLDPAAITGAARSSNDFVGYLEAHIEQGPVLEEHDLPLGIVSSIAGARRFQITITGKAGHSGTPWTHRRDALAGASEAIVAIERLARDADLIATVGHLEVFPDAVNVIAGRAEFSLDLRGRFDADRDRVWQQIEALLEEICATRGLHVAVHQTHAAPAAHCSDRLRGVIAAGIGVAGLEAASIRAAEDDEPDPTPEPLELLSMAGHDAMAVAHLTEIGMLFVRCAGGVSHHPDESVTEADVAQALDAFEAAVLTLAEGHPVGLPHEQAPA, translated from the coding sequence ATGCCTGACCTCTCGAACAGCAGCGCCGCCGCCGTACTGGAGCGCTGCGACGAGCTCGCCTGCCACACCAGCGCGCCCGACGGCCTGATCGAGCGGGTCTACCTCTCGCCCGAGCACGCGGCGGTCAACGCCCTCGCCGCCGGCTGGATGCGTGACGCCGGGATGACCACCTGGCAGGATGCCGCTGGCAACCAGTGCGGCCGCCTCGAGGGCGACACCCCCGGCCTGCCCGCGCTGCTGCTCGGCTCGCACCTGGACACCGTGCCCTCCGCCGGCCGCTACGACGGCATCCTCGGGGTGCTCACCGCGATCGCCGTGGTCGAACGCATCGCCGCCGCCGGCCGCACCCTGCCGTTCGCCCTGGAAGTCGTGGCCTTCGGAGACGAGGAGGGCACCCGGTTCGGTACCGCGCTGCTGGGCAGCCGGGCGCTTGCCGGTACGTGGCTGGATGCCTGGTGGGAGCTGACCGACGAGGCCGGCATCAGCCTGCACGACGCGTTCCTCGCCTTCGGCCTCGACCCGGCCGCCATCACCGGTGCCGCCCGCAGCTCCAACGACTTCGTCGGCTACCTTGAGGCGCACATCGAACAGGGCCCCGTGCTCGAGGAGCACGACCTGCCGCTCGGCATCGTGTCTTCGATCGCCGGCGCCCGGCGCTTCCAGATCACCATCACCGGCAAGGCCGGCCACTCCGGCACCCCGTGGACGCACCGCCGCGACGCTCTCGCCGGCGCCAGCGAAGCCATCGTGGCCATCGAGCGCCTCGCCCGCGACGCCGACCTGATCGCCACGGTCGGGCACCTCGAGGTGTTCCCCGACGCCGTGAATGTGATCGCCGGCCGGGCCGAGTTCAGCCTCGACCTGCGCGGCCGCTTCGACGCGGACCGCGACAGGGTCTGGCAGCAGATCGAGGCCCTGCTCGAGGAGATCTGCGCCACCCGCGGCCTGCACGTGGCGGTGCACCAGACCCACGCGGCACCTGCCGCACACTGCAGCGACCGGCTGCGCGGCGTGATCGCTGCCGGCATCGGGGTGGCCGGCCTGGAAGCTGCGAGCATCCGTGCCGCCGAAGACGACGAGCCGGATCCCACCCCCGAGCCGCTGGAGCTGCTCTCCATGGCCGGCCACGACGCCATGGCCGTTGCCCACCTCACCGAGATCGGCATGCTTTTCGTGCGCTGCGCCGGGGGAGTGAGCCACCACCCGGACGAGTCGGTCACCGAGGCCGACGTGGCCCAGGCGCTGGATGCGTTCGAGGCCGCCGTGCTCACCCTCGCCGAGGGGCACCCGGTCGGGCTGCCGCACGAGCAGGCGCCGGCATGA
- a CDS encoding MurR/RpiR family transcriptional regulator — protein sequence MTMNIGQRIDGRYGELSPQEQRAADFILDHMSDLAVYNASELARLSGVSKATVSRLFRRLGFQDSAEVREHARALRSLGAPLGGPGASAGTPSRLAAHAEAEHDNLRRLLVTLEDGRLDAAARLVQSAQKVVIVGLRNSYPLALHLRQQLVQARDHVRLAPLPGQSLGEELAGLGPRDVVVLMGFRRRVAGFGDIVAAIRRREVPLVLIADSSARKYSDQATHWLECPVDSVSAFDSYATAMSLVNLLATGAMGAQVRESRTRIAAITSVYEDLDELEAPW from the coding sequence ATGACCATGAACATCGGCCAGCGCATCGACGGCCGCTACGGGGAGCTCTCGCCGCAGGAGCAGCGCGCCGCCGACTTCATCCTCGACCACATGAGCGACCTCGCCGTGTACAACGCGTCAGAACTGGCGCGGCTCAGCGGCGTCTCCAAGGCCACGGTCTCCCGGCTGTTCCGCCGGCTCGGTTTCCAGGATTCGGCCGAGGTGCGCGAGCACGCCAGGGCCCTGCGCAGCCTGGGCGCCCCGCTCGGCGGTCCGGGCGCATCCGCCGGCACGCCCTCGCGGCTGGCCGCGCACGCCGAGGCCGAGCACGACAACCTGCGCCGGCTGCTGGTCACGCTCGAGGACGGCCGGCTGGATGCCGCCGCCCGACTCGTGCAGTCGGCTCAGAAGGTGGTGATCGTGGGGCTGCGCAACAGTTACCCGCTGGCCCTGCACCTGCGCCAGCAGCTGGTGCAGGCGCGCGACCACGTGCGGCTCGCACCGCTGCCCGGGCAGTCGCTCGGCGAGGAGCTCGCCGGGCTCGGCCCGCGCGATGTGGTGGTGCTGATGGGCTTTCGCCGCCGGGTCGCCGGCTTCGGTGACATCGTCGCCGCCATCCGTCGCCGCGAGGTGCCGCTGGTGCTGATCGCCGACTCGTCGGCCCGCAAGTACTCTGACCAGGCCACCCACTGGCTGGAATGCCCGGTGGATTCGGTGTCGGCGTTCGACAGTTATGCCACGGCCATGAGCCTGGTGAACCTGCTCGCCACCGGCGCGATGGGCGCGCAGGTGCGCGAGAGCCGCACCCGGATCGCGGCCATCACCAGTGTCTACGAGGACCTCGACGAGCTCGAAGCACCCTGGTGA
- a CDS encoding NTP transferase domain-containing protein, whose protein sequence is MHSVDPTRPAAAPRVAGLVLAAGAGSRYGRPKALVAEANGDPWLVRAALALEAGGCDPILVVLGASAGEAESLLRAAADRFERPDRVRVVHAADWAAGLSASLAAGLHRLQHAENDTVTAVALVPVDVPDLSAAAVLRLVDAATPDTLRQAHFGGRPGHPVVIGRNHWAKLSRSLAGDTGARPYLVANGVEAVPCDDLGTGDDVDMPAAE, encoded by the coding sequence ATGCATTCCGTCGATCCCACCCGGCCGGCGGCCGCGCCGCGGGTGGCCGGGTTGGTGCTCGCCGCCGGCGCCGGCAGCCGGTATGGCCGCCCCAAGGCGTTGGTGGCCGAGGCGAACGGAGACCCCTGGCTGGTGCGTGCCGCCCTGGCCCTGGAGGCCGGCGGCTGCGATCCGATCCTGGTGGTGCTGGGGGCGAGCGCCGGCGAGGCGGAGAGCCTGCTGCGTGCGGCCGCCGACCGGTTCGAGAGGCCGGACCGGGTGCGGGTCGTGCACGCCGCCGACTGGGCGGCGGGGCTGTCCGCGTCCCTCGCGGCGGGCCTGCACAGACTGCAGCACGCTGAGAACGACACCGTCACCGCGGTGGCCCTGGTTCCGGTGGATGTGCCGGACCTCAGCGCTGCCGCCGTGCTCCGGCTGGTGGACGCTGCCACGCCGGACACCCTGCGGCAGGCGCACTTCGGCGGCCGACCCGGGCATCCGGTGGTGATCGGCCGGAACCACTGGGCGAAGCTCAGCAGAAGCCTGGCCGGGGACACCGGCGCCCGACCGTACCTGGTGGCGAACGGCGTCGAGGCGGTGCCCTGCGACGATCTCGGCACCGGCGACGACGTCGATATGCCGGCAGCGGAATAG
- the uraD gene encoding 2-oxo-4-hydroxy-4-carboxy-5-ureidoimidazoline decarboxylase, with protein MTTIPVGDELRSSLLACLAVPRWADEVAGQAPFATAAALIEAARAAATPLPRHEIDAAMAEHPRIGEKPTGDSRAAGFSRAEQASVDADDAELARALAAGNRVYEERFDRVFLIRAAGRSRREILDELQRRLTLDDETEAAIVGSELRDIALLRLGVLAVQWQDDSVPESAAPDSGAPDSAGSQDAASQERAR; from the coding sequence ATGACCACGATTCCCGTCGGCGACGAGCTGCGCAGTTCGCTGCTGGCCTGCCTGGCCGTTCCGCGCTGGGCCGACGAGGTGGCCGGCCAGGCGCCGTTCGCCACCGCCGCCGCGCTCATCGAGGCTGCCAGGGCGGCCGCCACGCCGCTGCCACGGCACGAGATCGACGCGGCGATGGCGGAGCACCCACGGATCGGCGAGAAGCCAACGGGCGACTCCCGGGCCGCGGGCTTCTCCCGGGCTGAGCAGGCGTCGGTGGACGCCGATGACGCCGAACTCGCTCGTGCGCTGGCCGCGGGCAACCGGGTCTACGAGGAGCGCTTCGACAGGGTTTTCCTCATCCGCGCCGCGGGCCGCAGCCGTCGGGAGATCCTCGACGAGCTGCAGCGCCGGCTCACCCTCGACGACGAGACCGAGGCCGCCATCGTCGGCTCGGAGCTGCGCGACATCGCGCTGCTCCGGTTAGGGGTTCTCGCCGTGCAGTGGCAGGATGACTCGGTGCCCGAATCCGCTGCCCCCGACTCCGGTGCCCCCGACTCAGCCGGGTCGCAGGACGCTGCGTCCCAGGAGCGCGCGCGATGA
- the uraH gene encoding hydroxyisourate hydrolase, which yields MSARSHITTHVLDSVSGRPAASVGVVLEQHVHGGWREIATARTDADGRVSDLGPEAVSAGRYRITFDTGTYFAARDQATFYPHVTIVFELDDESAHYHVPLLLSPFAYSTYRGS from the coding sequence ATGAGCGCGCGCAGCCACATCACCACTCACGTGCTCGATTCGGTGTCCGGCCGCCCCGCGGCATCCGTGGGCGTCGTGCTCGAACAGCACGTGCACGGCGGCTGGCGCGAAATCGCGACCGCCCGCACGGATGCCGACGGCCGGGTCAGCGACCTGGGTCCAGAGGCCGTGTCCGCTGGCCGCTACCGCATCACCTTCGACACCGGCACGTACTTCGCCGCCAGGGACCAGGCCACCTTCTACCCCCACGTCACCATCGTCTTCGAGCTGGACGACGAGTCTGCGCACTATCACGTGCCGCTGCTGCTCAGCCCGTTCGCGTACTCCACCTATCGCGGCAGCTGA